The Mycobacteriales bacterium sequence CTGATGAAGACCCGCACCGACATCTCGACCACCGACGGCGAGCTGGTCTGCGAGTCGCACAGTCTGATCGTGTCGCGAGGGACCGCATCCGCAAGCTGACACCGGGACCGTCGGCGTCCGAGCCCGCGCCGGAGCCGGCCGACTGCCAACCGGCCTCCCCCACCGCGATGCAGTTCGTCTCCCCACCCGGACGATTCGAACGCCTCCGCAGGTTCCGCCTCGAGCTGCCCGGCCGGTACACAACAGCCACCGAGGCGCGACCGTTGTTGCTCGTCCTGGGCCTGCCGACCTTCGGTCTCGCGTTCGGCATCACGATCCTCACGACCTACGGTCCGCTGCCACTGCTCGCGCTCACCCATTCACGGGCGAAGGTCGGTGCTCTGATCGGCGGTGAAGGCGCGTTCGCCCTGTGGGTTCCGCTGGTCTCCGGAGCACTGTCCGACCGGATCAACTCCCCGACCAGAATCGGCCGCCGGTTGCCGTTCGTGATCATCGGAGCGCCGCTCGCGGCGGCCGGTCTCGTGCTACTGCCGTTCGTGCCGACGTACCAGCTCGCGGGTGTCGCGATCCTGCTGTTCTTCGTCGGCTACTACCTCTATTACCCGCCCTACCGTGCGATCTACGCCGACGTGCTGCCGCGCCGGCTCTTCGCGCGGGCACAGTCCGCGCAGGCGGTGCAGCGAGGCGCCGGCCTGGGAGTCGCATTGATCTCCGGTGGCCTGCTGCTGACCGTGTGGAAGCCGCTTCCCTTCGTGCTCGGCGCGATCGCGCTCGCGCTCGCGACGCTTGCGCTGAAGCCGGTGATCCGCCTGCAGCGCGAGACCGGCCTCGATGAAGGCGACCTGGAGGATGAGGATGAGGACGAGGACGAGGCCGAGCTCCTCGGCTCGGCGCGGGACCTGTTCATGCACAACCGCACGATGCAGGCGTTCGCGGTGGCAAACATGTTGTGGGAGTTCAGCTTTGCCGGCCTGAAGACGTTCATCGTCCTCTACATCGTGCACGGGCTCGGGAAGTCGACGTCAGTGGCATCCGCGTTCATCGCGCTGGTGGCGGTCGCCTACGTGGTCGGAGCGCCGATCGCCAGCCGCCTGGCCGACCGGTTCGGCATGGTGCCGGTAATGATGGGTTCCGCGGCGGTCTACGGCACCACCCTGTGCTTGGCAGTGCTCCCCACCACGGCGACGCCGCTGACGATCCTCCTACCGATCGGCGCGCTGGCCGGGGCGATGCTCATGACCCTCCCGCAGGCGCTGGCCTTCACCCTCGCGCCGGAAGCCGGTCAGGGCGCGGCCGCCGGCCTGGTCGACTTCTCTCGTGGGGTCGGCGTCGTGCTCGGTCCGGTCCTCGTCGGCGCTGCCGTCGCAAATGCGTCGTTCCTGTCGGCCACGCACGGTTATGCGGCAATGTGGCCGACTATCGGCATTCCCGTGCTGCTCTCGCTGCTGTTCCTGCGCCGGTTCCACATCAGCGCACCTGATCCGATCCCGGCGAGCTGAACGAACAATCCTCGAGGGCCCGCTTCGAGGAAGGATTCGTGTCGTGACGTCCGGACGGCTCCGCACGTCCCAGGGTGGCTCCTCCCGGCCGGGCAGAGACCGGGTGGCCGTCATCGGCAGCGGTGTGGCCGGCCTGACCTCGGCCTACCTGCTCCAACGCCACTACGACGTCTCGCTCTACGAGGCCGACGACCGGCTCGGCGGCCACGCCCACACTCACGACATCCTCACGCCGGACGCCGGGATCGCGGCCGTCGACACCGGCTTCATCGTGCACAACGCGCGGACCTACCCACACCTGCTCCGGCTGTTCGGCGAGCTCGGCGTCGAGACCCGGCCGACCGAGATGAGCATGTCCGTGCGTTGCGACGGCTGCGGCCTCGAGTACGCCGGTGCAAAAGGGCTCTCCGGGCTGTTCGCCCAGGGGCGCTCGCTGACCCGGGTCGAGTATCTGCGGATGCTGACCGCGGTGAAGCGCTTCCACCGCTCGGCACGACGGTTGCTCGACTCCGGCCGCGACGACGTGACGCTCGGCGAGTTTCTCTCCCGCGGGCAGTTCACGGCGTACTTCGGCCGGCACTTCATCGTCCCGCTGGTCGCCTGCGTGTGGTCGACGTCGCAGCAACAGGCGCTCGGGTATCCAGCGCGCTATCTGTTCTCCTTCCTTGCCAACCACGGGATGCTCAGCATCAGCGGCTCGCCCCAGTGGCGCACCGTGGTCGGTGGCTCGCGCAGCTATGTCGAGAAGGCAGCAAAGGAGCTGAGCGCAGTGCGGCTCGGCACTCCGGTGCGCGTCGTGCAGCGCAATGCCGACGGCATGTCCGTCCGCGACAGCGACGGCGGCGTCGAGCAGTTCGATCGGGTCGTCGTCGCAACCCACGCCGACACAGCGCTCCACCTGCTTGCGACGCCCACCCCTGATGAGCGGCGAGTGCTCGGCAGCTTCCGTTACACGCGCAACCGGACCGCCCTGCACACCGACGAGCACGTGCTACCGCGCAGCGCTCGAGCCAGAGCATCGTGGAACTACCTGATGCGGGCTTGTGACACAGCGAGCGCCGACGTCATGGTCAGCTATGACATGAACCGGCTGCAGCGGCTGGCCACCACGACGCCGTACCTCGTCAGCCTGAACTCGACCGGCCTGATCGCGCCGGAGCGGATCGTGCGGGAGATGGACTACGAGCACCCGATCTTCGACGTCGAGGCGGTCACGGCGCAGTCCGGCCTCGCCGCGTTGAACGACGGCCGGATCGCGTACGCCGGCGCCTACCAGGGCTGGGGCTTCCACGAGGACGGCTGCCGGTCCGGTGTCGAGGCCGCACGCTCGTTCGGCGTCGAGTGGGAGCGGCAGTGAAGGCGACGACGTACGACGCGGTGATCAGCCACTCGCGGCAGACGCCCCTTCGCAACCGGTTCCGCTACCGGACCCGGACCTGGTTGGTCGACCTCGACGAGCTGCCGACCCTGCCGTCCGGCCTGCGCTGGCTGGCGCGGTTCGACGCCGGCGATCACATCGGATCGTCGACCACGCGGATCCGCGACAACATCGGGGAGCTGCTCGCGGCGCACGGCTTGGGCCTCGACGGTGGCCGGGTCCTGATGCTGGCGAACGCCCGCGCGCTCGGCCACGTGTTCAACCCGCTGAGCCTGCACTGGTGCTACGACCGCTCCGGCGTGCTTCAGGCCGTGGTCGCCGAGGTACACAACACCTACGGCGACCGGCACGCGTACGTACTGCGACCGGGACCGGACGGACGAGTCGACGAGCGGATCGAGAAGCAGATGTACGTGTCACCGTTCAACCGGGTCGACGGTCACTATCGGATCGTCGTCTCCGATCCGGGCGCACGCGTGTCGGTGAGCGTGACGCTGGAGCGCGACGGCATGCCACCGTTCGTTGCCAGCCTGCGCGGGAGTCGACGGCCGTCGACCGGTCTGGTCGCGGCCGGACTGGCCACCGCAGTAACGTCACTGTGGGTGAGCGCACTGATCCGCTGGCAGGGCGTCCGCCTGTACCTCCGGGGGTTGCGGGTCGAGCCGCGCCCGGCTCGGATCGCACGGGAGGCGTCGTCATGACCGCCGTACAAGAGGTGGCCGGCCCGCTTGCGATCGACTACCGGCGCTGGCCGGCGATGCTGCCGCCGACGCCGGCGCCCTTGCGCGCCGCGATCGCGCGAGCGTTGCTGCACCGCGTCGCCGGCCGGACCGGCATCCGGGTCGTGCTCGAGGACGGTACGGCGTGGGGCCGTCCGGGCGCACCGACGCTTCGGGTGGCCGACTCCGCTCGCTTCTTCAGCCGACTCGGCCGCGACGGGCTGATCGGCTTCGGTGAGTCCTACATGGCAGCCGACTGGGATTGTGACGACCTCGTCGCGGTGCTGACCCCCATGGCGCGCAACCTCGCCACCCTCGTGCCGCCGCCCTTGCAGTGGCTGCGCCGCTGGTACGACAAGCAGTTCCCCCCGAACGAGGACAACGACCGTCGTGGTGCGCGGCGCAACATTGCTCGCCACTACGACCTGTCGAACGAGCTGTTCGCGACCTTTCTCGACGAGACCATGACCTACTCGTCGGCGCTGCTCGAGCGGCCCGGCGAGGACCTCGCTACCGGCCAGCGGCGGAAGATCGACCGGATCCTCGACGTGGCAGCGGTCGGCCCGGACCGCACGGTGCTCGAGATCGGCACCGGATGGGGCGAGCTCGCGCTCCGTGCCGCGCAGCGCGGTGCGCACGTCACGTCGTTGACGCTGTCGGAAGAGCAGGCCGCGCTGGCCCGGCAACGGGTGAGTGCCGCCGGGCTGTCCGACCGGGTCGACATCCGCATTCAGGACTACCGCGACGTGGTCGGCCGCTTCGACGCCATCGTGAGCGTCGAGATGATCGAGGCGGTCGGCGAGCGCTGGTGGCCGACGTTCTTCCGCACTCTCGACGACCGGCTGGGACCGGGCGGCCGGATCGGGCTGCAGGCGATCCTCATGCCGCACGAGCGGCTGATGGCCAGCCGGTCCTCGTGGACCTGGATCCACAAGTACATCTTCCCGGGCGGCCTGCTGCTCTCGGAGCGAGTCATCGACGAGGTCTGTGCGCAGCACACCTCCCTGCAGGTCGTCGACCGGCTGCACATGCGGTCGTCGTACGCCGACACGCTTCGGCAGTGGCGGGAGCGGTTCACTGCGGCGGCCGACCGCGTCGACCAGCTCGGGTTCGACCCGACGTTCCGCCGGATGTGGACGTTCTACCTCGCCTACTGCGAGGCGGGTTTTCGGGCCGGCTACCTGAACGTCGCGCAGCTCACCCTTGCCCGAGAGCGACCATGAGCACGGTCGCCGCCGCCCTCGAACCGGTGGTCACCCCGCTGTTCGGCGGCAGCCTGCCCGTGCACCTGCGCGGTTGGGACGGCAGCATGATCAGCGCCGGGGACGCCGCGGCTCCGACCGTCGTGCTGAACTCGCCGTCGGCGCTGCGCCGGCTGTTGTGGGCGCCCGGCGAGATCGGGCTGGCCCGCGCCTACGTGACCGGCGAGCTCGACGTCGACGGCGACCTGGCCGACGCCTACCGGCGGATCTGGGCCGCTGTACGCGAACGCAACCTTCGCGCCGATTTGCGGCCGTCGACGGTCGCCCGGGCGCTGCGTGCAGTGGCTTCGCTCGGCGTCATCGGGCGCCCGCTTCCGCCGCCCGCCTCGGAAGCCCGGCCGCGCGGGCGGCTCCACAGCCGCGGCCGCGACGCCACGTCGATCAGCCATCACTACGACCTGTCGAACGCGCTGTACTCGCTGCTGCTCGACGACGACCACCTCGCCTACTCGTGCGGCTACTGGACGAGCGACGACCCGTCGTACACGGTGTCCGACGCGCAGCGGGACAAGCTCGACCTGATCTGCCGCAAGCTCGACCTGCGGCCCGGCGTTCGGCTGCTCGACGTTGGGTGCGGCTGGGGAGCGCTGTCGATCCACGCCGCCAAGGAGTACGGCGCGCACGTCACGGGCGTGACGATCTCGCGCGAGCAGCACGCATTCGGGCAGGCACGGATCGTGGCCGAGGGCCTCGAGCATCTGGTCGACCTGCGGTTGCAGGACTACCGGGACATCGCGGACGGCCCGTACGACGCAGTGACGACGATCGAGATGGGCGAGCACGTCGGCCAGGCCAACTACCCGGCCTTCCTCGCGCGACTGCACGCGCTGCTTCGCGACGAGGGGCGGTTGGTCGTGCAGCAGATGTCGCACGCGCCGAACCATCCCGGCGGCGGGCCGTTCATCGAGAGATACATCGCGCCGGACATGTACATGCGGCCGCTGCCCGAGCTCCTCGCGCTGATTCACTCGGCCGGCTTCGAGATCCGCGACGTCCACGCGCTGCGCGAGCACTACGTCCGCACCGTCGAGGCCTGGCACGAGGAGTTCGAGCGGCGGTGGGATGAGGTGGTCGAGCTGGTCGGGCTCGAGCAGGCGAGGGTGTGGCGGTTGTACCTGGTCGGCGGCGCGATCACCTTCGCCGAGAACCGGATGGGGGTCGACCAGATCCTCTCGGTCAAGACCACTGTCGGCGGCCGCTCTGCGATGCCCGCGACCAGGCTCGGCTGGGAGCCCCACTCGGTGCGCGGGACGTACGACGACGCCGCCTCGGACAGCACTCGAGCGTGAGCTCCTTCGCCGTCCACCCGTTCCTGACCGGGTTGGCTATCAGCTTCGCGGTCCTGCTGGTCGTGTTCGTCGGCGCGTGGCTGGTTGCCCTGGTCGTCGGCCGGTTCAACATCGTCGACGTCGTGTGGGGCATGGCGTTCGTCATCGTTGCGATCGTCGGGTTCGGTTGGTCCGCCGGTCACTCGGTGCCGGGCTGGCGACGCGCGCTGGTGCTGGCCCTGGTCGCGGTCTGGGGGTTACGGCTGTCGGCGTACATCGGGGTTCGCAGCCATGGCAAGGGCGAGGATCCGCGCTACGAGGCAATGCTCGGAACCGGTCCGCATCGGGCACTGCGTGCTCTCGGCATCGTCTTCCTGCTCCAGGCGGT is a genomic window containing:
- a CDS encoding MFS transporter, with product MLLVLGLPTFGLAFGITILTTYGPLPLLALTHSRAKVGALIGGEGAFALWVPLVSGALSDRINSPTRIGRRLPFVIIGAPLAAAGLVLLPFVPTYQLAGVAILLFFVGYYLYYPPYRAIYADVLPRRLFARAQSAQAVQRGAGLGVALISGGLLLTVWKPLPFVLGAIALALATLALKPVIRLQRETGLDEGDLEDEDEDEDEAELLGSARDLFMHNRTMQAFAVANMLWEFSFAGLKTFIVLYIVHGLGKSTSVASAFIALVAVAYVVGAPIASRLADRFGMVPVMMGSAAVYGTTLCLAVLPTTATPLTILLPIGALAGAMLMTLPQALAFTLAPEAGQGAAAGLVDFSRGVGVVLGPVLVGAAVANASFLSATHGYAAMWPTIGIPVLLSLLFLRRFHISAPDPIPAS
- a CDS encoding FAD-dependent oxidoreductase; this encodes MTSGRLRTSQGGSSRPGRDRVAVIGSGVAGLTSAYLLQRHYDVSLYEADDRLGGHAHTHDILTPDAGIAAVDTGFIVHNARTYPHLLRLFGELGVETRPTEMSMSVRCDGCGLEYAGAKGLSGLFAQGRSLTRVEYLRMLTAVKRFHRSARRLLDSGRDDVTLGEFLSRGQFTAYFGRHFIVPLVACVWSTSQQQALGYPARYLFSFLANHGMLSISGSPQWRTVVGGSRSYVEKAAKELSAVRLGTPVRVVQRNADGMSVRDSDGGVEQFDRVVVATHADTALHLLATPTPDERRVLGSFRYTRNRTALHTDEHVLPRSARARASWNYLMRACDTASADVMVSYDMNRLQRLATTTPYLVSLNSTGLIAPERIVREMDYEHPIFDVEAVTAQSGLAALNDGRIAYAGAYQGWGFHEDGCRSGVEAARSFGVEWERQ
- a CDS encoding DUF1365 domain-containing protein — its product is MKATTYDAVISHSRQTPLRNRFRYRTRTWLVDLDELPTLPSGLRWLARFDAGDHIGSSTTRIRDNIGELLAAHGLGLDGGRVLMLANARALGHVFNPLSLHWCYDRSGVLQAVVAEVHNTYGDRHAYVLRPGPDGRVDERIEKQMYVSPFNRVDGHYRIVVSDPGARVSVSVTLERDGMPPFVASLRGSRRPSTGLVAAGLATAVTSLWVSALIRWQGVRLYLRGLRVEPRPARIAREASS
- a CDS encoding cyclopropane-fatty-acyl-phospholipid synthase family protein, producing MTAVQEVAGPLAIDYRRWPAMLPPTPAPLRAAIARALLHRVAGRTGIRVVLEDGTAWGRPGAPTLRVADSARFFSRLGRDGLIGFGESYMAADWDCDDLVAVLTPMARNLATLVPPPLQWLRRWYDKQFPPNEDNDRRGARRNIARHYDLSNELFATFLDETMTYSSALLERPGEDLATGQRRKIDRILDVAAVGPDRTVLEIGTGWGELALRAAQRGAHVTSLTLSEEQAALARQRVSAAGLSDRVDIRIQDYRDVVGRFDAIVSVEMIEAVGERWWPTFFRTLDDRLGPGGRIGLQAILMPHERLMASRSSWTWIHKYIFPGGLLLSERVIDEVCAQHTSLQVVDRLHMRSSYADTLRQWRERFTAAADRVDQLGFDPTFRRMWTFYLAYCEAGFRAGYLNVAQLTLARERP
- a CDS encoding cyclopropane-fatty-acyl-phospholipid synthase family protein — its product is MSTVAAALEPVVTPLFGGSLPVHLRGWDGSMISAGDAAAPTVVLNSPSALRRLLWAPGEIGLARAYVTGELDVDGDLADAYRRIWAAVRERNLRADLRPSTVARALRAVASLGVIGRPLPPPASEARPRGRLHSRGRDATSISHHYDLSNALYSLLLDDDHLAYSCGYWTSDDPSYTVSDAQRDKLDLICRKLDLRPGVRLLDVGCGWGALSIHAAKEYGAHVTGVTISREQHAFGQARIVAEGLEHLVDLRLQDYRDIADGPYDAVTTIEMGEHVGQANYPAFLARLHALLRDEGRLVVQQMSHAPNHPGGGPFIERYIAPDMYMRPLPELLALIHSAGFEIRDVHALREHYVRTVEAWHEEFERRWDEVVELVGLEQARVWRLYLVGGAITFAENRMGVDQILSVKTTVGGRSAMPATRLGWEPHSVRGTYDDAASDSTRA